In the Prochlorococcus marinus CUG1438 genome, ATCAATTTTCTGAAGATCAATTACCAGATCCTGCTGCCTTAGAGGGGTTACAAGAGGAGGGACTTCTTTCTGATGAATAGATATTTTCTATTTTCATTTTTAGTGACTAGAATGAAATCTTTAATTTATAGTTGATGATTAAACCAGAGATTATCCCCAAAAGAAAATTACCTCGTTATGGTTTCCATTTTTATAATGAAAGATTGAATGGGAGGATGGCCATGATTGGATTTATTGCATTAATTCTCACAGAATTCTTCTTAAAACATGGTTTGCTGTTATGGTGAGTATAGTTTGAAATAAAGAATCGATAATTTGAAAAATCTTGTTGGAAGTAGTATTAAAGATTTAGAAAATGTAGCTTTAAATTATGGTCAAGCTGCATTCAGAGGCAGGCAGATATATAACTGGATTTATAATTATAGAAATAAGAATAAAAATATTGATCAAATAGATGTTTTACCCTCGGATTTTAGAAAAAAGTTAAAGGATGATGGTTTTAGAGTAAGCGAACTTAGTTTTCATGAAAAGTACTTAGCTAGTGATGGCACTCTAAAGTTGTTACTGTCAACAGTGGACAAAGAAAGTATTGAGTGCGTTGGAATACCAACTGAAAAAAGACTAACTGCATGTCTCTCTAGTCAAGTTGGATGTCCTATGGACTGCAAATTTTGCGCCACAGGTAAGGAG is a window encoding:
- a CDS encoding high light inducible protein, with translation MIKPEIIPKRKLPRYGFHFYNERLNGRMAMIGFIALILTEFFLKHGLLLW